A genomic region of Dactylococcopsis salina PCC 8305 contains the following coding sequences:
- a CDS encoding type I restriction-modification system subunit M, with protein MSLNATIKSIQDIMRKDVGVDGDAQRIGQLGWMLFYKKFSDQDQELELSDDEYESPIPMGLRWEEWADSETLGKKAPTGDALLAFVDNQLFPQLKELDFTNLTGLSRQRAELLRSVFEDAYNYMKSGTLLRQVIDKINDSIDFNESKTRHLFGDIYEKILKDLQSAGNYGEFYTPRAVTQFAVDMVNPQLGETVLDPACGTGGFLTAAYEHLRKQAQTPEQLEAIKQNIWGIEKKALPHLLCVTNLMVHEVEVPTTVRHANALAKPLRDYSPKDQVDVVVINPPFGGMEEDGIESNFPTEFRTRETADLFLLLVMELLKPQGRAAIVLPDGTLFGEGIKTRLKEKLLRDCNLHTIVRLPNGVFNPYTSIRTNVLFFTKGEPTETVWYYEHPYPSGYKSYSKTKPMRIEEFAAEKQWWNNREETELAWQVSVEDIKANGFNLDIKNPNVAAEDYKDPETLLKKYREAEAEVEEARNALKSSLMASLQREEM; from the coding sequence ATGTCTCTCAATGCCACGATTAAATCTATTCAAGACATTATGCGCAAAGATGTGGGCGTGGATGGTGATGCCCAGCGCATTGGTCAATTGGGATGGATGCTGTTTTACAAGAAGTTTAGCGACCAAGATCAAGAATTGGAACTCAGCGATGATGAGTATGAATCCCCGATTCCGATGGGTTTGCGGTGGGAAGAATGGGCGGATAGTGAGACATTGGGAAAAAAAGCCCCCACAGGGGATGCGCTTTTGGCGTTTGTGGATAATCAGCTATTTCCCCAATTAAAGGAATTAGACTTTACTAATCTTACAGGGTTATCTCGACAGCGTGCGGAATTGCTTCGCAGTGTGTTTGAGGATGCTTACAATTACATGAAGTCGGGGACGCTGCTGCGACAGGTGATTGATAAGATTAATGATTCCATTGATTTTAACGAATCGAAAACCCGACATTTATTTGGCGATATCTATGAGAAAATCCTGAAAGATTTACAGAGTGCGGGGAATTATGGGGAGTTTTACACCCCTCGCGCGGTTACTCAGTTTGCAGTGGATATGGTGAACCCGCAGTTAGGGGAGACAGTATTAGACCCTGCTTGCGGAACGGGAGGCTTTTTAACCGCAGCCTATGAACATCTGCGAAAACAAGCGCAAACCCCCGAACAGTTGGAAGCGATTAAACAAAATATTTGGGGAATTGAGAAGAAAGCCTTACCTCACTTACTCTGCGTGACAAATTTAATGGTGCATGAGGTGGAAGTCCCGACAACGGTGCGTCATGCGAACGCCTTAGCTAAACCCCTCCGCGATTATAGCCCGAAAGATCAGGTGGATGTGGTGGTGATTAATCCACCGTTTGGGGGGATGGAAGAAGATGGCATTGAGTCCAATTTTCCCACTGAGTTTCGCACCAGAGAGACAGCAGATTTATTTTTATTGCTGGTGATGGAATTATTGAAACCTCAAGGACGTGCTGCAATTGTGCTTCCTGATGGGACATTATTTGGGGAAGGCATTAAAACGCGCTTAAAAGAGAAGCTGCTGCGCGATTGTAATTTACATACCATTGTCCGTTTACCCAATGGCGTGTTTAATCCTTATACCAGCATTCGCACCAATGTTTTGTTTTTTACTAAGGGCGAACCCACAGAAACGGTCTGGTATTACGAACACCCCTATCCCTCTGGCTATAAATCTTACTCCAAAACTAAGCCGATGCGGATTGAGGAGTTTGCAGCGGAGAAGCAATGGTGGAATAATCGCGAGGAAACGGAGTTGGCTTGGCAAGTTTCAGTGGAGGATATTAAAGCGAATGGGTTTAATCTGGATATTAAAAACCCCAATGTTGCAGCAGAAGATTATAAAGACCCTGAGACGTTGTTAAAGAAATATCGGGAAGCGGAAGCAGAAGTGGAAGAAGCTAGAAATGCGCTAAAATCAAGTTTAATGGCATCTTTACAAAGGGAGGAAATGTAA
- a CDS encoding ParA family protein — MGIVISTVNMKGGVGKTTLTVNLATCLAKNHQKRVLVVDLDSQISATLSLMPPQEFSKVRRRRRTLSYLIDKIVRPNIRRKYDTPDLIYSQICGISGLELLAGDIELYDEYLVSKKLHEEAISNSGQDFNQAWDNFESTLVQKIIQPVINDYDFIIMDCAPGYNLLTRSGIAASDFYLLPARPEPLSLVGVQLLEKRITRLKANDKSESEQLQKLRLLGIVFILSSGGLFGRYYKQVIQRIQQDFTPDQIFQQQIPMDVNVAKAVDTFTPAVLAMPNSSGSKAFSQLTEELLKKIN; from the coding sequence ATGGGAATTGTTATTAGTACCGTTAACATGAAAGGAGGCGTGGGAAAAACCACCCTCACCGTCAATCTTGCCACCTGTTTAGCGAAAAACCATCAGAAACGAGTATTAGTGGTTGATCTCGATTCACAAATCAGCGCCACACTGAGTTTAATGCCTCCCCAAGAATTTAGCAAAGTTCGCCGCCGTCGTCGCACCCTCAGTTATTTAATTGATAAAATTGTTCGCCCTAACATTCGTCGCAAATACGACACCCCCGACTTAATTTATTCTCAAATTTGTGGCATTAGTGGTTTAGAATTATTAGCAGGAGATATTGAACTTTATGACGAGTATTTAGTTTCTAAAAAACTCCACGAGGAAGCGATTTCTAATTCGGGACAAGATTTTAATCAGGCTTGGGATAATTTTGAATCAACTTTAGTTCAGAAAATTATTCAGCCTGTAATTAATGATTATGATTTTATCATTATGGATTGCGCTCCAGGTTATAATTTATTAACTCGCAGTGGCATCGCCGCCAGTGATTTTTATTTATTACCCGCACGCCCCGAACCGTTATCATTAGTAGGAGTTCAACTCTTAGAAAAGCGAATCACTCGTTTAAAAGCCAACGATAAAAGTGAATCAGAACAATTACAAAAATTACGTTTATTAGGAATTGTTTTTATTTTATCAAGTGGGGGATTATTCGGTCGTTATTACAAACAAGTCATCCAAAGAATCCAACAAGATTTTACTCCTGATCAAATTTTTCAGCAACAAATTCCGATGGATGTTAATGTAGCAAAAGCAGTGGATACCTTCACCCCTGCGGTTTTAGCAATGCCTAACTCTTCGGGTTCAAAAGCCTTTTCTCAATTAACGGAAGAACTTTTAAAGAAGATTAATTAG
- a CDS encoding BCD family MFS transporter: MATSDLNFSSPPQETSPSPQVKLPTMFRLGLFQMALGVMSILTLGVLNRVMISELGIPATIAAGTLALSQFVAPARVWFGQLSDSKTIFGLHRSGYVWVGTALFTFAAFLAVQVMWQLGDSIREAGGWFWSGETVFFTALLGLIFIFYGLALSASSTPFAALLVDISEEENRSRLVGTVWSMLMVGIVIGGVSGGILLSIIQQEGVIWSANVGSLLLSNEKVIQTPLETLQGGINRLFIVVPLVVFGLAFLATWGIEKKYSRYKSRSTVADREDSVTLGRAIRVLTASRQTGLFFSFLIMMTISLFMQEAVLEPYGGEVFDLPISQTTQLNAFWGLGTLIGVSSTGFLVVPRIGKQNTTRLGCLLVAGSFILIILSGLTQEAVVLKSAVFLFGLAAGLTTTGAISLMLDLTAAETAGTFIGAWGLAQALARAMATLAGGIVLDVGKALFTAPVFAYGLVFGLQALGMLGAIGLLNRVDVSEFRTTTNQAISTVMEGDLDG, encoded by the coding sequence ATGGCAACCAGTGACCTGAATTTTTCTTCTCCTCCCCAAGAAACATCACCCTCTCCGCAAGTGAAACTCCCCACAATGTTTCGCTTAGGATTATTCCAAATGGCGTTAGGTGTGATGTCTATTTTAACTCTTGGTGTTCTCAATCGAGTGATGATTAGTGAGTTAGGCATCCCTGCCACGATTGCCGCTGGCACATTAGCGTTAAGCCAGTTTGTCGCCCCGGCGCGAGTTTGGTTCGGACAACTCTCTGATAGTAAAACGATTTTCGGACTCCATCGCAGTGGTTATGTTTGGGTGGGAACGGCGTTATTTACGTTTGCGGCTTTTCTCGCGGTACAAGTAATGTGGCAATTGGGAGATTCAATTAGAGAAGCGGGAGGCTGGTTTTGGAGTGGAGAAACGGTCTTTTTTACCGCTTTATTGGGCTTGATTTTTATCTTTTATGGGTTAGCTTTAAGTGCGAGTTCCACTCCTTTTGCTGCGCTTTTAGTAGATATTTCTGAGGAAGAAAATCGATCGAGGCTGGTGGGAACGGTTTGGTCGATGTTAATGGTGGGAATTGTAATTGGCGGTGTTAGCGGCGGAATTTTACTCAGCATCATTCAACAAGAGGGAGTGATTTGGAGTGCTAATGTCGGCAGTTTATTACTGAGTAATGAAAAGGTAATACAAACGCCACTGGAAACATTACAAGGAGGAATCAATCGCCTATTTATTGTTGTTCCTTTGGTGGTTTTCGGATTAGCATTTCTTGCCACTTGGGGCATCGAAAAAAAATACTCTCGCTACAAAAGTCGTTCCACAGTTGCCGATCGCGAAGACAGTGTAACATTAGGACGAGCAATTAGAGTGTTAACAGCCAGTCGTCAAACAGGCTTATTTTTTAGCTTTCTGATTATGATGACCATCAGTTTATTTATGCAGGAAGCAGTCTTAGAACCTTATGGGGGCGAAGTGTTTGATTTACCGATTTCTCAAACTACCCAATTAAATGCGTTTTGGGGATTAGGAACATTAATTGGTGTCAGTAGTACAGGATTTTTAGTTGTTCCTCGCATCGGAAAACAAAATACAACTCGTTTGGGATGTTTATTAGTCGCTGGAAGTTTTATCCTGATTATTCTGTCGGGATTAACTCAAGAAGCAGTGGTTTTAAAATCAGCAGTGTTTCTGTTTGGATTAGCGGCGGGTTTGACAACCACTGGGGCGATTAGTTTAATGTTAGACTTGACCGCAGCGGAAACCGCTGGAACGTTTATTGGTGCTTGGGGGTTAGCGCAAGCGTTAGCCCGCGCTATGGCGACATTAGCAGGTGGGATTGTTTTGGATGTGGGAAAAGCGTTATTTACTGCGCCAGTGTTCGCTTATGGGTTAGTATTTGGATTGCAGGCTTTGGGAATGTTAGGCGCGATCGGGCTTTTGAATCGGGTTGATGTCTCAGAGTTTCGCACGACCACAAATCAAGCAATTTCTACGGTGATGGAAGGGGATTTAGACGGATGA
- a CDS encoding type II toxin-antitoxin system HicB family antitoxin has translation MKIKVVIWQEDGVWCGSVPALPGCHTWGDSYEHLLEMLQDAIQGWLEVASEQEDLDPEKH, from the coding sequence ATGAAAATTAAAGTTGTAATCTGGCAAGAAGATGGCGTTTGGTGCGGTTCTGTTCCTGCTTTACCTGGATGTCATACTTGGGGAGACAGCTACGAACATCTCCTAGAAATGCTACAAGATGCGATTCAAGGCTGGCTAGAAGTTGCTAGCGAACAAGAAGACCTCGATCCAGAAAAGCATTAG
- a CDS encoding glutathione S-transferase family protein, with translation MTIKLYSASVCPFAHRTRLTLLEKGLDFQLIEIDLNNKPDWFSEISPYGKVPVIKHDNNCIWESAIINEYIDEAFPDISLMPKTASDRAFARIWIDFANTKLVPVFYKMLLEQDPEKQTKWKNQFREHLNFMETEGMRKLSENGDYWLGDRLSLVDLTFYPWFERFCILEHYRSVFLPKTCSFLQHWWRTMSERDSVQNIKNASEFYIAQYQKYANNTVNSVTAQEMRDN, from the coding sequence ATGACGATTAAACTTTATAGCGCGAGTGTTTGTCCTTTTGCCCATCGCACTCGTTTAACGTTACTAGAAAAAGGACTTGATTTCCAACTGATTGAAATTGATCTTAATAACAAGCCAGATTGGTTTTCTGAGATTTCTCCTTATGGCAAAGTTCCTGTCATTAAACACGACAATAATTGCATCTGGGAATCAGCGATAATTAACGAATACATTGATGAAGCATTTCCCGATATTTCTTTAATGCCAAAAACGGCATCCGATCGAGCTTTTGCTAGAATTTGGATTGATTTTGCCAACACAAAACTCGTTCCTGTATTTTATAAAATGTTGTTGGAACAAGACCCAGAAAAACAGACCAAATGGAAAAATCAATTCCGAGAACACTTAAACTTTATGGAAACTGAAGGCATGAGAAAACTGAGTGAAAACGGCGATTATTGGCTCGGCGATCGTCTTTCTCTTGTTGATTTAACCTTTTATCCCTGGTTTGAAAGATTCTGTATTTTAGAACATTATCGATCGGTTTTTCTCCCTAAAACCTGTTCTTTTCTTCAACATTGGTGGCGCACAATGTCAGAACGAGACTCGGTACAAAACATTAAAAATGCTTCGGAGTTTTATATTGCACAATACCAAAAATATGCTAATAATACGGTTAATAGTGTCACCGCTCAAGAAATGCGCGACAACTAA
- a CDS encoding restriction endonuclease subunit S, with protein sequence MDLNILWENFDVIIEAENGIQCLRDLILDLAIRGKLVPQNSQREEATELLKKIREQRKNLIKSKSIRNRKISKIQPSEKPFSIPFTWTWARLGEITHDLGQEKPDTIFSYIDVSAINGKTGTVKEEVTVINPENAPSRARKLVKKGTVIYSTVRPYLLNIAVIKKDYDPQPIASTAFSILHPYDGLFNQLLYYLLRSRYFTEYVELYQKGVAYPAISDTDLLKAPVPLPPLEEQKRIVSKVDELMKCCDRAQASKKNRNELQQQLRRSAIHALETAETEKDFKKSWHFVRDNFSAIVTQTNGIKDFRDLILDLAIRGKLVPQNSQREEATELLKKIREQRKKLIKSKSIRNRKISEIQPSEKPFSIPFTWTWARLGEITHDLGQKKPDTIFSYIDVSAINGKTGTVKEEVTVINPENAPSRARKLVKKGTVIYSTVRPYLLNIAVIKKDYDPQPIASTAFSILHPYDGLFNQFLYYLLRGRYFTEYVELYQKGVAYPAISDTDLLKAPVPLPPLEEQKRIVSKVDELMKRCDRVEESLRKKEELASAISASVIHHLEL encoded by the coding sequence ATGGATTTAAATATACTTTGGGAAAATTTTGATGTCATCATAGAAGCAGAAAATGGGATTCAATGTTTAAGAGATTTGATTTTAGATTTAGCAATTAGAGGAAAATTAGTCCCTCAGAACTCGCAAAGAGAAGAGGCGACAGAATTACTAAAGAAAATCAGAGAACAACGAAAAAATTTAATCAAGTCTAAATCAATTCGCAATCGTAAAATTAGTAAAATTCAGCCTTCTGAAAAACCGTTTAGTATTCCTTTTACATGGACTTGGGCAAGGCTTGGTGAAATCACTCATGACTTAGGGCAAGAGAAACCTGATACAATTTTCAGTTATATTGATGTTTCAGCTATCAACGGAAAAACAGGAACAGTCAAAGAAGAAGTTACGGTTATAAATCCAGAAAATGCACCATCACGAGCAAGAAAACTTGTCAAAAAAGGTACTGTTATTTACTCAACTGTAAGACCCTATTTACTAAATATAGCAGTCATAAAGAAAGACTACGATCCACAACCAATTGCTAGTACAGCATTTTCAATTCTTCATCCTTACGATGGTTTATTTAATCAATTATTATATTATCTTTTAAGAAGTCGATATTTTACTGAATATGTAGAATTATATCAAAAAGGAGTTGCTTATCCAGCAATTTCTGATACAGATTTATTAAAAGCACCAGTCCCTTTACCACCATTAGAAGAACAAAAACGGATTGTTAGCAAAGTAGATGAACTAATGAAATGCTGCGATCGCGCCCAAGCAAGCAAGAAAAACCGCAACGAATTACAGCAACAGCTACGGCGATCGGCGATTCATGCTTTAGAAACGGCTGAAACTGAGAAAGACTTTAAGAAAAGTTGGCATTTTGTTCGCGACAATTTTAGCGCGATCGTAACACAAACAAATGGAATTAAAGATTTTCGAGATTTGATTTTAGATTTAGCAATCAGAGGAAAATTAGTCCCTCAGAACTCGCAAAGAGAAGAGGCGACAGAATTACTAAAGAAAATCAGAGAACAACGAAAAAAATTAATCAAGTCTAAATCAATTCGCAATCGTAAAATTAGTGAAATTCAGCCTTCTGAAAAACCGTTTAGTATTCCTTTTACATGGACTTGGGCAAGGCTTGGTGAAATCACTCATGACTTAGGGCAAAAGAAACCTGATACAATTTTCAGTTATATTGATGTTTCAGCTATCAACGGAAAAACAGGAACAGTCAAAGAAGAAGTTACGGTTATAAATCCAGAAAATGCACCATCACGAGCAAGAAAACTTGTCAAGAAAGGTACTGTTATTTACTCAACTGTAAGACCCTATTTACTAAATATAGCAGTAATAAAGAAAGACTACGATCCACAACCAATTGCTAGTACAGCATTTTCAATTCTTCATCCTTACGATGGTTTATTTAATCAATTCTTATATTATCTTTTAAGAGGTCGATATTTTACTGAATATGTAGAATTATATCAAAAAGGAGTTGCTTATCCAGCAATTTCTGATACAGATTTATTAAAAGCACCAGTCCCTTTACCACCATTAGAAGAACAAAAACGGATTGTCAGCAAAGTAGATGAACTGATGAAACGCTGCGATCGCGTAGAAGAAAGTCTCAGGAAAAAAGAAGAACTCGCCAGTGCGATTTCTGCTTCTGTTATCCACCACCTTGAACTTTAA
- a CDS encoding inositol monophosphatase family protein produces MREQILEDAFAFSQSLTKRIGETLSQQFGKVQAQHKPDGSLVTDSDQWADEQIRSAIASQFPDHGVLTEETVHIFPDKEWCWVIDPIDGTTNFTRGIPVWGISMGLLYRGVPVFGYVHFPILQQSFHGFWLTGSGLSGENGAYRNGEVIKSSPDEPSQSHLFSLCARSTSVFKQSLPCKTRVVGVCTYSFLLVASGAALGAIEAIPKVWDIAAVWAIVQAAGGKFVPQTPTSVFPLEAGVDYGKKPLPTLVVSRSELISVFQPLVQEMG; encoded by the coding sequence ATGAGAGAACAGATTTTAGAAGATGCTTTCGCTTTTAGTCAAAGTTTGACGAAACGCATTGGAGAAACTCTAAGCCAACAGTTTGGGAAGGTACAAGCGCAACATAAACCCGACGGATCACTGGTGACAGATTCTGATCAATGGGCAGATGAGCAAATTCGCAGCGCGATCGCCTCTCAATTCCCCGATCATGGCGTACTCACCGAGGAAACCGTTCATATCTTCCCAGACAAGGAATGGTGTTGGGTGATTGATCCCATTGATGGCACAACGAACTTTACACGGGGGATTCCCGTTTGGGGGATTTCTATGGGGTTACTTTATCGCGGAGTGCCCGTGTTTGGATATGTTCATTTTCCGATTTTGCAACAATCCTTTCATGGTTTCTGGTTGACAGGTTCAGGATTAAGCGGCGAAAATGGTGCTTATCGCAACGGGGAAGTGATTAAAAGCAGTCCTGATGAACCGAGTCAGAGTCATTTGTTTAGTTTGTGCGCCCGCAGTACCTCGGTTTTTAAGCAGTCTTTACCCTGTAAAACTCGCGTGGTTGGGGTTTGTACCTATAGCTTTTTATTGGTTGCTAGTGGCGCAGCTTTAGGCGCGATCGAAGCGATTCCGAAAGTGTGGGATATCGCAGCCGTATGGGCGATCGTGCAAGCAGCAGGAGGAAAATTTGTTCCCCAGACTCCCACCTCGGTTTTCCCATTAGAAGCGGGAGTGGATTACGGGAAAAAACCCTTACCGACATTGGTCGTCAGTCGCAGTGAATTAATTTCGGTATTTCAGCCTTTAGTGCAAGAGATGGGATAA